One Paraburkholderia kururiensis DNA window includes the following coding sequences:
- a CDS encoding MFS transporter — MTDTAADPGRGETHWLATRKAMARLLPLMCAIYFMSFIDRTNVALAKGALAADLGIDAAAYGFGAGIFFIGYALLEVPSNLAAHRFGPRKWIARIAVTWGALSTAMMFVQGPWSFYVLRVLLGVAEAGLFPALMYMVTLWFAPKDRAVAVGWIYTAPSVALILGNPLGAALMQLGAVSGMGSLHGWQWMFLLEGVPTIVVGVILYFTLPNRPSEVKWLSPKEAQALEAHAVIDTHGHADVHSAHWIAALKRPTTVLIALIYFLNQVAFVGLYFFTPSIVAQMHVKSPLLVGVLSSSVGIGFLIGVLTLPRIHRRISNECGFLGALTAGVVVSACAFIATKNQAVQITLLGITGFFAGGILPSYWAVAMKRLQGVQAAAGLAFINTIGLLGGFVGPYLFGLAETVTGRSDAGFNVVVVASVLGLLLVPMLARAIHAAERPVAAAGAAG, encoded by the coding sequence ATGACTGACACTGCTGCTGACCCCGGCCGGGGAGAGACGCATTGGCTCGCCACGCGCAAAGCGATGGCGCGGCTTCTTCCGTTGATGTGCGCGATCTACTTCATGTCGTTCATCGACCGCACGAACGTTGCGCTTGCCAAGGGTGCGCTCGCCGCGGACCTCGGTATCGATGCCGCGGCCTATGGATTCGGTGCGGGCATTTTCTTCATCGGTTATGCGTTGCTCGAAGTGCCGAGCAATCTGGCCGCTCACCGCTTCGGCCCGCGCAAGTGGATTGCGCGCATTGCGGTGACGTGGGGTGCGTTATCGACGGCCATGATGTTCGTGCAGGGGCCGTGGTCGTTCTATGTGCTTCGCGTGCTGCTGGGCGTGGCGGAAGCCGGGCTCTTTCCCGCGCTCATGTACATGGTGACGCTGTGGTTCGCACCCAAAGACCGCGCGGTGGCCGTGGGGTGGATTTATACGGCGCCATCCGTCGCGCTCATTCTCGGCAACCCGCTCGGCGCCGCGCTCATGCAACTGGGTGCGGTCAGTGGAATGGGCAGCCTTCACGGCTGGCAATGGATGTTCCTGCTGGAAGGCGTGCCCACCATCGTTGTGGGCGTCATCCTATATTTCACGCTGCCGAACCGGCCGTCCGAAGTGAAGTGGCTGTCGCCGAAGGAAGCGCAAGCGCTCGAGGCGCACGCCGTCATCGACACGCACGGTCACGCCGACGTCCACTCGGCACACTGGATCGCGGCGCTCAAACGCCCCACCACGGTGCTCATCGCGCTCATCTACTTCCTGAATCAGGTGGCGTTCGTGGGCCTCTATTTCTTCACGCCTTCCATCGTGGCGCAGATGCACGTGAAGTCGCCGCTGCTGGTGGGCGTGTTGTCGAGCAGTGTCGGCATCGGCTTTCTGATCGGCGTGCTGACGCTGCCGCGCATACATCGCCGTATCAGCAACGAATGCGGTTTTCTCGGCGCGCTGACCGCGGGCGTCGTGGTCAGCGCATGCGCGTTCATTGCCACGAAAAATCAGGCGGTACAGATCACGCTGCTTGGCATTACCGGGTTCTTCGCGGGCGGCATTCTGCCGTCGTACTGGGCGGTCGCGATGAAGCGGCTGCAAGGCGTGCAGGCCGCTGCGGGGCTCGCTTTCATCAACACGATCGGATTGCTGGGTGGCTTCGTCGGCCCCTATCTTTTCGGGCTTGCCGAGACGGTAACGGGCCGAAGCGATGCCGGCTTCAACGTCGTGGTGGTCGCCTCGGTGCTGGGCCTGCTTCTGGTGCCGATGCTCGCCAGAGCGATTCACGCCGCCGAGCGTCCGGTTGCTGCCG